In Corylus avellana chromosome ca2, CavTom2PMs-1.0, the following proteins share a genomic window:
- the LOC132169309 gene encoding uncharacterized protein LOC132169309: MEGLLWRVGDGKSIRIWVDKWIPATTTNKIQSPNISFPRDARLLQENFSEAEVSRICSLAICPGRSADQLVLGGTKNGEYTVRSAYHMAKAVLERENCSSSIAQSKNELWRKIWNLKGSKALQMFLWKAFQNILPTRENLYRRKISLDSLCPACGLFVESVGHILWSCQSARDVWLDGPRVLQKSTSDDGNFMEIVLKFMGKLDEENFLLFATIARQIWFRRNCLVHGGDFQAPAVVMRQARDQVENFAMAENEIHHEEGPPDILIRNTKWGKPPDQDSVKVNWDASISKDLGMMGVGVILRNHDGEVIASFCTSKPRYLEPGSAEPVGAWHATE, from the exons ATGGAGGGGCTGTTATGGAGGGTCGGTGATGGTAAATCCATAAGAATTTGGGTGGACAAATGGATTCCAGCGACGACTACAAACAAAATTCAATCACCAAACATCTCCTTCCCAAGGGATGCACGG CTTCTCCAAGAAAATTTCTCTGAAGCGGAGGTTTCAAGAATCTGCAGCTTAGCAATTTGCCCGGGGAGAAGTGCAGACCAGCTAGTTTTGGGGGGTACAAAGAACGGTGAATACACTGTCCGAAGTGCCTACCATATGGCAAAGGCAGTTTTGGAGAGGGAAAATTGCTCGAGTTCAATAGCGCAATCCAAAAACGAATTATGGAGGAAGATTTGGAATCTTAAGGGATCAAAAGCCCTACAAATGTTCTTGTGGAAAGCATTTCAAAATATACTCCCTACACGGGAGAATCTATATAGGAGAAAAATCAGTCTCGACTCTCTCTGTCCAGCTTGTGGTCTATTTGTGGAATCAGTGGGGCACATTTTATGGAGCTGTCAATCGGCGAGGGATGTATGGTTGGATGGCCCACGAGTACTACAAAAATCTACAAGTGATGATGGAAATTTTATGGAGATAGTTCTGAAGTTTATGGGAAAACTGGATGAAGAAAACTTCCTCTTGTTCGCAACAATAGCCCGCCAGATATGGTTTCGTAGGAATTGTTTGGTGCATGGGGGTGACTTTCAGGCTCCTGCAGTGGTGATGCGACAGGCAAGAGATCAAGTAGAAAATTTTGCAATGGCCGAGAATGAGATACACCACGAAGAGGGTCCACCAGACATTCTTATAAGGAACACGAAATGGGGAAAGCCTCCTGATCAAGACAGTGTAAAAGTCAATTGGGACGCCTCAATCTCAAAAGACTTGGGTATGATGGGGGTGGGGGTCATTCTTCGTAACCATGATGGAGAAGTCATAGCATCATTCTGTACTTCGAAGCCTAGATACTTGGAGCCGGGATCAGCGGAACCAGTGGGTGCGTGGCATGCAACTGAGTAG
- the LOC132169310 gene encoding uncharacterized protein LOC132169310, translating to MRRNTVVHGGDFLSPTQVFTKAVASLEDFQRINAQPGGISSGLQQVHSTIWQPPPMDMVKVNWDAAIDQRNSCVGLGILARDATGQFMVACGIKQRIVVDPTVAEAIAALHAVIFAKELGFERVIFEGDSLTVMKAINSIGLCESSYGHFVEDVKTYSSDFAMSSFVHVPRGANSAAHTLAKEACTHVTEKFWWHCIPPCIGGIIRKEETSLYS from the coding sequence ATGAGGCGTAATACTGTAGTACATGGGGGTGACTTCCTCTCTCCAACTCAAGTATTTACGAAGGCAGTAGCTAGTTTGGAAGATTTCCAGAGGATAAACGCACAGCCTGGAGGGATAAGCAGTGGATTACAACAAGTTCACTCGACCATTTGGCAGCCACCACCGATGGATATGGTCAAAGTGAACTGGGATGCTGCCATAGATCAAAGAAATTCTTGTGTTGGGCTCGGAATTCTTGCAAGGGACGCAACTGGGCAGTTTATGGTGGCCTGTGGGATCAAGCAGAGGATAGTGGTGGACCCGACAGTGGCTGAAGCAATTGCAGCCCTTCATGCCGTGATTTTTGCTAAGGAGCTAGGTTTTGAAAGAGTAATTTTTGAGGGAGATTCTCTAACGGTTATGAAGGCAATTAACTCCATTGGACTGTGCGAGAGCAGCTATGGCCATTTTGTGGAAGATGTGAAAACTTATTCGAGTGATTTTGCTATGTCTAGCTTTGTTCATGTTCCTAGGGGAGCAAATTCTGCTGCCCATACCTTAGCAAAAGAAGCTTGTACCCATGTCACTGAGAAATTCTGGTGGCATTGCATTCCACCATGCATTGGTGGTATTATTAGGAAGGAGGAGACATCCCTCTATTCCTGA